The region TTGTCCTCGTAATTGCTGTGGATCTTCACACCGTAGGCGACGTTCTCGTAGATCGAAAGCGGAAGCGCGGTCGGCGTCTGCGGAACGTAGCCGATCCGCCGGCGAATCTCCGGTGCCGGTTCGTCGGTGTCGTAGATCGGTTCCTCGCCGAGGTAGACGTCGCCGTCGATGTCGACGTTGGGTTGGATCTCGTGGAGTCGGTTGAGCGACTTCAACAGCGTCGACTTGCCACAGCCCGAGGGACCGATAATGGCCGTCAACTGGTTCGAGGGGAACTCGAGCGAGACGCTCTTTAACGCCTCGACGTCTTCGTTCCCGGTGTACGTTACGCTGAGTTCGTCCGTGGTAAGTGCTGGTTGCGATGTCATGAGTGTCTCCCTCCTGGGGTATATCGAGCGAACCGTCCCGCCAGTACCTTCGAGATGGCGATCAGTGCGAGGACGACGATGATGAGCAGGAACGACGCCGCGTACGCCTGCGCCACGAGTTCGTCGTTCGGCGACGTCGCGTTCTCGTAGATGAGAATGGGGAGCGTCGTCGCGCCGTCCATCGGACCGGCCGGCATGTTCGTGCTTCGCCCAGCCGTAAACAAGACGGTTGCAGCGTCACCGATGCCACGAGCAAAGCCCATGATGACGCCAGCGATGACACCCGGGAGTGCCGAGCGAACTGTCATCCGCGCGGTTTCGAACCTCGTCGATCCGAGCCCGTAAGAGGCCTCTTTCACCGTATCCGGGGCAGATCGCAACGCCTCGTCAGTGTAGCGAGTCATGATCGGATACTGGAAGATCGCGATCGCGATGATCCCGAACAGCAGGCTCTGTCGAGCGCCGACCGTGAAGATGATGGTCAAGACGAACACCCCGTAGACGATCGGTGGGGTCCCCCAGAGCACGTTGAGGAACATATTCGCCAGGTCGGAGAACCGTTCGCTCGAGTAGTCGCTCTGGAGGTAAATCGCGGTCGAGATCGCCAGTATCGTCGAGACGATCGTCGCTGGGATCACGATGAAGATACTTC is a window of Natronorubrum sediminis DNA encoding:
- a CDS encoding PstA family ABC transporter permease, whose product is MDRYAKQRLIGLLARAATALVVSVMVFVVGVTIYRGARILITDPSIVVTPPGSQYTLQAEGGFLHAVVGSIFIVIPATIVSTILAISTAIYLQSDYSSERFSDLANMFLNVLWGTPPIVYGVFVLTIIFTVGARQSLLFGIIAIAIFQYPIMTRYTDEALRSAPDTVKEASYGLGSTRFETARMTVRSALPGVIAGVIMGFARGIGDAATVLFTAGRSTNMPAGPMDGATTLPILIYENATSPNDELVAQAYAASFLLIIVVLALIAISKVLAGRFARYTPGGRHS